A genome region from Mycolicibacterium litorale includes the following:
- a CDS encoding GlxA family transcriptional regulator: protein MTERVTAPAHHVVVLLYDGIQMLDATGPVDAFAAANTAGAHYRITHASISGRDVTASSGARLGVEAAADDVSAPIDTLLVPGTPEWQAGISDRVLVETVRALAERSTRTVAICAGAFPLAATGLLDGRRAATHWRLARHLAARFPDVTVDPAAIFVTDGPYTTTAGVTAGIDLTLSLIERDHGPALAREVARELVVFMARPGDQSQFSVRTEAIPTTNTVVRTAMNTVTADPGADHSLDKLAAAAGVSARHLSRLFRDETGYTPQRFVDRVRLEAACNLLTSGPHSLDHIAEHTGVGSSTSLRRLFHRELGITPGTYRQRFRTTHR from the coding sequence ATGACTGAGAGGGTGACCGCTCCCGCCCACCACGTGGTGGTCCTTCTCTACGACGGCATCCAGATGCTCGACGCCACGGGCCCCGTCGACGCGTTCGCCGCGGCCAACACCGCCGGTGCCCACTACCGAATCACGCACGCGTCGATCAGCGGCCGGGACGTCACCGCGAGTTCAGGCGCCCGCCTCGGCGTCGAGGCCGCCGCCGACGACGTGAGCGCACCGATCGACACGCTGCTCGTCCCCGGAACTCCCGAATGGCAGGCCGGCATCTCCGACCGTGTCCTCGTCGAGACGGTGCGCGCGCTGGCCGAACGCAGCACCAGGACGGTGGCCATCTGTGCCGGCGCCTTCCCGCTCGCGGCGACCGGACTGCTCGACGGACGCAGAGCCGCCACCCACTGGCGGCTCGCCAGGCACCTCGCGGCCCGCTTCCCCGACGTCACGGTCGACCCGGCGGCCATCTTCGTCACCGACGGTCCGTACACCACCACGGCCGGCGTCACCGCGGGCATCGACCTCACCCTGTCGCTCATCGAACGCGACCACGGCCCGGCCCTGGCCAGGGAAGTCGCGCGCGAACTCGTGGTGTTCATGGCGCGGCCGGGGGATCAGTCCCAATTCAGTGTGCGAACCGAGGCCATCCCGACCACCAACACCGTCGTCCGCACCGCGATGAACACCGTCACCGCCGACCCCGGCGCCGACCACTCACTCGACAAGCTCGCCGCGGCCGCCGGAGTGAGCGCACGCCACCTCAGCAGGCTCTTCCGCGACGAGACCGGTTACACACCACAGCGTTTCGTCGACCGCGTCCGTCTCGAGGCCGCCTGCAACCTGTTGACCAGCGGGCCGCACTCACTCGACCACATCGCCGAACACACAGGGGTGGGGTCGAGCACCTCACTGCGGCGGTTGTTTCACCGCGAACTCGGCATCACACCGGGTACCTACCGGCAGCGCTTCCGCACCACCCACCGCTGA
- a CDS encoding fatty-acid--CoA ligase, with protein sequence MTASGESAATADVAGSLILTSDYRVADPARVWPLLERRRDELAALGAHHVFVHTSVSEPDRVLVTMALHTAEPVAELLRSQVFFEWFDAVGVEDLPAIFAGELVERCHFDRWTAKAPAVVIAGVTVVQDIGVLLDQVHRTHELFRRNGIQNVWIFRALDDPNEVMFLQDVDDADSARRWLERPETAAKWLTEAGVGAYPPVFVGTLRHVMRIDVVEPANGG encoded by the coding sequence ATGACCGCGTCGGGCGAATCCGCGGCGACCGCCGATGTGGCCGGCTCACTGATCCTGACCTCGGACTACCGGGTCGCCGACCCGGCGCGGGTGTGGCCGCTGCTCGAACGGCGCCGCGACGAACTCGCCGCACTCGGTGCCCATCACGTCTTCGTGCACACCTCGGTCAGCGAACCTGACCGGGTACTGGTCACGATGGCACTGCACACGGCCGAACCGGTCGCAGAACTGTTGCGCTCACAGGTCTTCTTCGAGTGGTTCGACGCGGTGGGTGTGGAGGATCTGCCCGCGATCTTCGCCGGCGAGCTCGTCGAGCGCTGTCACTTCGACCGCTGGACGGCCAAGGCGCCCGCGGTGGTGATCGCCGGGGTCACCGTTGTGCAGGACATCGGGGTGCTGCTCGATCAAGTGCATCGCACACATGAACTGTTCCGCCGCAACGGGATTCAGAACGTGTGGATCTTTCGCGCGTTGGACGACCCCAACGAGGTGATGTTCCTGCAGGACGTCGACGACGCCGACAGCGCCCGGCGCTGGCTGGAACGGCCGGAGACGGCGGCGAAGTGGCTCACCGAGGCCGGCGTCGGCGCGTACCCGCCGGTGTTCGTGGGCACGCTGCGGCACGTGATGCGCATCGACGTCGTCGAACCCGCCAACGGCGGTTAA
- a CDS encoding M15 family metallopeptidase, with amino-acid sequence MSVRTTVCRLTAVVAGGAVALLVGAAPSQADPGTDDSLVGPSATATEPSAEPFGVGATATDTFGGYLPEGAELTAFDVENPTVGRLDPALLAAVQEATRSAAADGVTVEINSGWRSVGFQQRLFEDGVRTYGSVEVARQFVASPQTSMHVVGRAVDVGGPDAAAWMSRNGPRFGLCQVYANELWHYELTADAAGVCPPMKPNATG; translated from the coding sequence GTGAGCGTGCGAACGACGGTGTGCCGGCTGACCGCGGTGGTGGCCGGCGGTGCCGTCGCGCTCCTGGTCGGCGCCGCACCGTCGCAGGCGGACCCGGGCACGGATGACTCCCTCGTCGGACCGTCCGCCACCGCGACGGAGCCGTCGGCGGAACCGTTCGGCGTCGGCGCGACCGCCACCGACACGTTCGGCGGGTATCTGCCCGAAGGGGCCGAGCTGACGGCGTTCGACGTCGAGAACCCGACGGTCGGCCGGCTGGATCCGGCGCTGCTCGCCGCCGTCCAGGAGGCCACCCGCAGCGCGGCGGCCGACGGCGTCACGGTCGAGATCAACTCCGGATGGCGCTCCGTCGGCTTCCAGCAGCGGCTGTTCGAGGACGGGGTCCGCACGTACGGCAGCGTGGAGGTCGCCCGCCAGTTCGTCGCGTCCCCGCAGACCTCGATGCACGTGGTCGGCCGCGCGGTCGACGTGGGCGGACCTGATGCCGCCGCCTGGATGTCGCGCAACGGTCCGCGGTTCGGGCTGTGTCAGGTGTACGCCAACGAGCTGTGGCATTACGAGCTGACCGCCGACGCGGCAGGGGTCTGCCCGCCGATGAAGCCGAACGCGACGGGCTGA
- a CDS encoding HD domain-containing protein → MADEIAGVKIPDSRLARDATELIRDTTNELIFHHSRRVYLFGSLQARALDLRPDDELLYVAALFHDTGLVPPYRGTSQRFEMDSADAAREFLASHDVTGEPADVVWTAIALHTTPEVPYRLNPVIAATTAGVETDVLGLRLDVIGPEARAAVTEAHPRPDFKNRILQAFTEGFQDRPATTFGTVNADVLEHFVPGFRRIDFVDVIKNSEWPE, encoded by the coding sequence ATGGCAGACGAGATCGCCGGCGTGAAGATCCCCGACAGCCGACTGGCCCGGGACGCCACGGAGTTGATTCGCGACACCACCAACGAGTTGATCTTTCACCACTCGCGCCGGGTGTACCTCTTCGGCAGTCTGCAGGCCAGAGCGCTGGATCTGCGTCCCGACGACGAATTGCTCTACGTCGCAGCGCTGTTCCACGACACCGGACTGGTGCCGCCCTACCGGGGCACCAGCCAGCGCTTCGAGATGGACAGCGCCGACGCCGCGCGCGAGTTCCTGGCGTCCCACGACGTCACAGGCGAGCCCGCGGACGTGGTGTGGACGGCGATCGCGCTGCACACCACACCCGAAGTGCCCTATCGACTGAATCCGGTGATCGCGGCGACCACCGCGGGGGTGGAGACCGATGTGCTGGGTCTGCGCCTCGACGTCATCGGCCCCGAAGCGCGGGCGGCCGTCACCGAGGCGCATCCGCGGCCGGACTTCAAGAACCGCATCCTGCAGGCGTTCACCGAGGGCTTCCAGGACCGCCCGGCGACGACGTTCGGCACCGTGAACGCCGACGTGCTCGAACACTTCGTTCCCGGTTTCCGGCGGATCGACTTCGTCGACGTGATCAAGAACTCGGAGTGGCCGGAGTAA